The Podospora bellae-mahoneyi strain CBS 112042 chromosome 7, whole genome shotgun sequence genome includes a window with the following:
- a CDS encoding hypothetical protein (EggNog:ENOG503NU8P; COG:E) has product MGQMIPDLAATSRASTTKIKPNGIPNGINTAGKKCQHDPTFTQKVIAATGPNANPRLAQIFPSLVRHLHDFAREVNLTVGEWSAAVDFLNDCGKMSSDRRNETQLLCDILGLESLVDEITSKQLATSTTQTPSAILGPFYRSDAPFLPNGTSIVQGLSPSVSWYEKALEDSAFLSGKVLSTDGKPIENAVVDVWHTAPNGLYEQQDSDQPEMNFRGRFRTDQQGRYALYALRPVPYPIPDDGPAGRLLGLLDRHPNRPGHIHFIVSAEGHRTLTTQLYDSRDRWVDDDAVFAVKDELVVRFEPREGDPGARWELGYDFILGRC; this is encoded by the exons atgggGCAAATGATTCCAgacctcgccgccaccagcagGGCATCGACCACCAAGATCAAGCCAAACGGTATCCCCAACGGCATAAACACCGCCGGCAAGAAGTGCCAACACGACCCAACCTTCACCCAAAAGgtcatcgccgccaccggccccaacgccaaccccAGACTCGCCCAGATATTCCCAAGTCTAGTCCGCCACCTCCACGACTTTGCCCGCGAAGTCAATCTCACAGTAGGAGAATGGAGCGCCGCCGTCGACTTC ctgAACGACTGCGGCAAAATGTCCTCCGACCGCCGCAACGAAACCCAACTCCTCTGCGACATCCTCGGCCTAGAATCCCTCGTCGACGAGATCACCAGCAAACAGCTcgccacatccaccacccaaaccccctccgccatcctcgGCCCCTTCTACCGCAGCGacgcccccttcctcccaaacGGCACCTCCATCGTCCAGGGCCTTTCCCCTTCGGTTTCGTGGTACGAGAAAGCCCTAGAGGACTCGGCCTTTTTATCCGGCAAGGTCCTCTCCACAGACGGCAAGCCGATCGAAAACGCCGTCGTAGACGTCTGGCACACTGCGCCGAACGGGCTGTACGAGCAGCAGGATTCTGACCAGCCAGAGATGAATTTCCGCGGGAGGTTCAGGACTGACCAGCAGGGGAGGTACGCGCTGTACGCGCTGAGACCGGTGCCGTATCCCATCCCGGATGACGGGCCGGCCGGGAGGTTGCTCGGGTTGTTGGATCGGCACCCGAACCGGCCGGGACATATCCACTTCATTGTTAGCGCCGAGGGGCATAGGACTTTGACGACGCAGTTGTATGACAGCCGGGATCggtgggtggatgatgatgctgtttTTGCTGTCAAGGATGAGTTGGTTGTCAGGTTTGagccgagggagggggatccGGGGGCGaggtgggagttggggtaCGATTTTATtctggggaggtgttga